Genomic segment of Dactylococcopsis salina PCC 8305:
GCGTGGGAAGCGATTTATTGATTTTGAACGCTGATCCTGTGACTGCGATTTCTAATCTGGCTCAAACCCTTAACGCCACAGGAGTATTCTGGAATCAAGATATTGAACCCTATTCCAGAAAGCGCGATCGAGCAGTACAATCGGCTTTAGAAGAACAAGGAATTACCGTCCAAACCTTTTGGGATCAACTGCTTCATTCCCCAGGAGACATTTTAACCAAAAGCGATGAACCCTATAAAGTTTATACTCCCTTTTGGAAAAACTGGCAAAAACAGGACAAAGCAACACCAACAGGAGAAATCAAAAGTCTAGACGGGTTAACCTCAGAAGAACACCGCAAAGCTGATACTGTTGGCGTGATTCCCTTGCCGAAACTGAACGATTTGGGATTTAGTTGGGAAAACGAACTTCCCTTAACCCCAGGGGAAAGCGCCGCCAGAGACAGATTACAATGGTTTTGCGATCGCGCCATTCTTGACTACGATCAAAATCGCAATTATCCCGCGATCGAGGGTACATCTATTTTAAGCGCCGCCCTAAAATTCGGTGCAATTGGCATCCGTGAAGTGTGGGAAGCCACCAACCAAGCTGAAGAAAACACCCGTAGCGACGAAGCCAGAGACAACATCAACGCTTGGCGACAAGAACTAGCATGGCGAGAATTTTATCAACACGCCCTTTATTTCTTCCCAGAATTAGCAAAGGGACCCTATCGCGAGCAATTTAAATCGTTTCCTTGGGAGAATAATCAAGACCACTTTGAGGCGTGGTGTAACGGAGAAACAGGCTATCCCATTGTCGATGCTGCCATGCGCCAACTCAATACAACAGGCTGGATGCACAACCGTTGTCGAATGATTGTAGCAAGTTTCCTCACCAAAGACCTAATCATCAATTGGCAATGGGGAGAAGCCTATTTCATGCAAACCCTATTTGATGGGGATTTAGCCGCCAATAACGGCGGTTGGCAATGGAGCGCATCCAGTGGAATGGACCCCAAACCCCTACGCATTTTTAACCCCGCTTCCCAGGCGCAAAAATTCGATCCTGATGGCGAGTATATTCGTTACTGGTTACCAGAATTAAATTCCATAGACACAGGAAACTTACTCACAGGTAATATTTCGCCACTGGAAAGAGAAGGTTTAGGTTACACAGCCCCGATCATTGATCATAAACAACAGCAACGAAAATTCAAGCAACTTTATCAGCAACAAAAAGACAATCTGTAAAAAATTTGTAGGTTGGGTGAAGGTAACGTAACCCAACACCGCCAAGTAGCCAAGTCAGGTGGGCAAGGCAAACCCTACAATGAGAACTAGATTAAAATCAGATTAAATTTTCATTAAAAATGTAACTTCACTCACAATGTGATCAATTAGACCAATATAGAATGAACTAAGGCAAAATCGAACGATTATCTGTCTTTTTAATTGTGAGAGGAGTTGAAATTGTGAATATATCTTGGAGAAAACTTTTAATGGTCGCTCCCTCTGTGTTGGGAGTGTTTGCAATGGCACAAACCACCTTAGCGGATGAAACCGAATCCCAGAGCGAAATTTTAGATCAAGTAGAAACCTACCACAACGGTGGAGCAAGTTTAGATCAAGTGAATAGCGTCTTCCAGCTACGAGACGTTTCCCCAGGAGACTGGGCTTTTGAAGCACTGCGAAATTTAGTCGAACGTTACGGTTGTATTGCAGGTTATCCCGATGGAACATTTCGCGGAAATCGAGCGCTGACTCGTTACGAATTTGCTGCGGGTTTAAATGCTTGTTTACAACAAATTGAGCGTCTAATTGCTGCGAATACAGGGGGTAGTGGTGATGTTAATCAAGGGGACTTAGCAACCCTCCAACGCTTGACTCAAGAATTTGAAGCAGAACTTGCCACACTGGGAACAAGAGTTGATAACTTAGAAGGTCGTGTTGGCTTCTTAGAAGATAATCAGTTTTCCACCACCACTAAACTTAACGGAAGTGTTGTGTTTGACTTAGCCGTCGCAGGCGGTGATCAAAAAGCAGTTGGTGGACAAGCTATCTTTTCGCCACCTGGGGTTAATTTCGATAATGATAACGATGATGTCGAGGAAGGGATACACTTCACTAACCGAGTGCGTATCAACCTAGACAGCAGTTTCACAGGACGAGATCGTTTACGAACACGGTTAGAAACTGCTAATAATATTACTCTCGGAGGTGCAACTGGGGCCAGTGCAACTGCTCGTAACCTTGGCGCTGGTGGCGGTGGTATTCGTCTTGACCAACTCATGTATAGTTTTCCCGTTGGGGATAATATAATTGCTCATGTAGGAGCAACTGGTGTTTTGGTGGATGATATCTTTGACGCTGGTTCTACTGCTTCCTTTGCTTATGGGTCTATTAACCTTTTTACTGCCTATAATAATCTGATTTACGATGTCAGTTCTTCTGACAGTGCAGGTTTTGGCGCAAATATTGTACTCAATGACCTGATACAACTGGATTTAGGTTACTTTACGGGGAGTGGCGCAACTGATCCCGATGAAGGGCTGTTTGGAGGAAATTATTCTGCTGGAGCGCAATTGGGCTTTGATTTTGGCGAAGTTGATCTTTCCTTAGCTTATCTCCGCAGTTATCAAGTGGGAGGAAATCTTTCTGGCTTTGTAGGTAGTCCTGCGGCTGCGACTCCTTTTCCTGATGACAATGGTAATAATCTCGCTAATTCGGCAGATCATTTTGGCGTTCATGCCAACTGGCGTGTTAGTCAGCGTTTTAGTGTCGGAGGATATTTTGGTTTAGTGGATGCTCAAACTGAAGTGGAACCTCAAGCAAGTGCGGAAATAGTCAACTGGTTAGTAAATACCTCTTTCCCCGATTTAGGAAAAGAAGGAAGCGTTCTCATCTTAGCGTTTGGTCAACCGCCTAAACTTACTGATTCTGGTGGCGATGCTGAAGCAACAGACCCAGATACTGGATATTTGTTAAATTTGGAGTATCAATATCCCATTAATAACAATATCAGCATTGTTCCTGGGGGTTATGTTTTATTTAACCCTGACCACAATGATAATAATGATACGATTTATGTCGGTCGTCTGCGGACATTGTTTAGTTTCTAATTCCTTTTAATTGTAGGTTCGGTGTTTAGTATGACAGCCAAAGTTGGGTTTCGTGACTTCCGCCCAACCTACATTTTACAGTGACCAGTGATCAGTGATCAGTAAGCAGTGAATTAATAATCGATCAATCTTTCACTTTTATAGCAATCCCAAATCATTTGTAAAAAATTGATTAATGAAAGCCCCCAGTATTGGGGGTTTGGGGGCAAAACAATTTACGAATTACCTAGTACTGCTATATTAATTAAGTTTGAGAACTACTGGTAACTGGTAACTGCTGAACTGGTCACTGATTGATGTTGGGTTTCGTGACCTTCACCCAACCTACATTTTACAGTGACCAGTGATCAGTGATCAGTAAGCAGTGAATTAATAATCGATCAATCTTTCACTTTTATAGCAATCCCAAATCATTTGTAAAAAATTGATTAATGAAAGCCCCCAGTATTGGGGGTTTGGGGGCAAAACAATTTACGAATTACCTAGTATTGCTATATTAATTAAGTTTGAGAACTACTGGTAACTGGTAACTGCTGAACTGGTCACTGATTGATGTTGGGTTTCGTGACCTTCACCCAACCTACATTTTACAGTGACCAGTGATCAGTGATCAGTAAGCAGTGAATTAATAATCGATCAATCTTTCACTTTTATAGCAATCCCAAATCATTTGTAAAAAATTGATTAATGAAAGCCCCCAGTATTGGGGGTTTGGGGGCAAAACAATTTACGAATTACCTAGTATTGCTATATTAATTAGGGTCTGCTGAAAAAGTACGCGATCGCTACCCCCTAAGCCAGCGCTTGAAAAGAACACTGCCTAAACATTAGATTTGCTTATGTTTAAGCCACTTAGAATAACGAGTAGTAATTAATAAGTCTAGTTTTCCTAAAAAAAGACAAAAAAGAAGATAATACCCCCTTGAAAATAAGGTGTTTAAATTCATTACTAGAAAGGAGATAGCAATTGCTGTTTCTGAAGTATTTGAAAGTTTTGTCATGATTAAATTTAAGCCTTCTCTTCTTTTTCCCTGACCAAATTTCCCTTCGATTTCATTTCTAATTCTTGCATCTAATTGGGCTTGTTTTTTTTCTTCTAAACTAACTGATTTCTTCGGGCGCCCCAAAGGAGGGCCACTGATTCTAATTCCTCTCTCTTTACACCACGCACGGTTTTCTCGACTTCGATAAATTTGATCGACATGAACCGATTCTGGATAATGCCCCGTATAATTTCTAAACGCTTCGACTTGTGCTTTCAAATCTTTTGATTCATTAAAGTTATCCCAACTTAAGTGGTCTAAAAACACAAAACCATCATAATAACTAGCAGAGATTTTTGCCCCGAATTCTGTATTTTGTCTAGCCTTTCCCCTTACTATTGGACGAAGATACGGCTGAGTTAAACTCACAATCCTATCTTCAATACTGTTCTTTTTGTTATCAAACATCCCAAGTTGTTGACGGTAAATTTCTTGAACGACTAATAACAGTTGATAGTCTCTTCTTTTTAAAACAGTAAGCTCGGCTCCTAAGTTTACTAATTCATCAATATGCTTCAAGTTTCTTTTTAAATATTGTAACTGCTTTTTGATAGCTTGAGTGCGCTTTTTTCGGGAAGGTTTTTTTTGCTTAGCAATCGCTAAATAATCCTTTCTTGCTTTTTTTCGATAAGTTCTTGGTTTGGCTTTTAACTTTCCTTTCTGTGTTTTATAAAGTTTATCAATAACTTTTTCTGTGTGCTTTCTCGCTTCATTTAATAATCCTAAATCCGTCGGATACTTAATATCAGAAGGCGTACAAGTAGCATCGAGCATTAATTTTCCTTTATTTTTTACAGATTCACTTTCTTCTTTTTTTTTTTCTTCTTGCGGAATATTTTCCTCTTTCTCTTGTTGAACTTCAACCACTCGGCGATTAATTTCATTAATTAGTTTCGGTGTGATTCTTTTTCTAAAATGAACCAACATTGAAGAATCAAAACTCGGTTCATTTTGATAAGAATTTAAGCCGATAAAGTATTGTAAATAAGGATTTTCTCGAATTTGCTCAACCGTTTCGCGGTCGCTAATACCTAACTTTTCTTTGATAATTAAAGCTCACTTAGCCATTCTAAATTCTTTGGCTGGTGCTCCTTGATCGGGATCAAAATACTTTTCATATTCTTGTTCAAATTCTTCCCAGGGAATCATGTCAGCTAAAATGATCCACCGATTGGTACTTGACAATTGTCCCTGAAAGGGTAGTGAAAAGTCTTCTGGGGGAGTGGGTTCAGATTGTATTTTTCGATACATTTCAGGGAATTACCAATGTTCATGCAAGGGTTTTGCTCGATTTTACCCCATTTTCTTGCAGAAGAGTCGGTTCCCAAGGAGATCAAACCCTTACAGGCGAAGGCGATCGCGCCTTTTTCAGCAAGCCCTAATTAAGTTTGAGAACTACTGGTAACTGGTAACTGCTGAACTGGTCACTGATTGATGTTGGGTTTCGTGACCTTCACCCAACCTACAAGCGGTTGGGTTTCGTGACCTCCACCCAACCTACGAATAGAATTATAAGCCTGATGTGGTTTGGGAAAACAAAGCAGCAAAATCAGTGGTAGCTTTTCCTTGAGACATGGCTTCCGACTCTGACACCACATCAAACGCCTTGTTTCTTGCTTCAGGAATTGACAATGCTTGTATGATTAATGTCGCTACATCTTCTCTCGGAATCGTCGGAGACTCACGGTTAAGTAAAGTGTCATTTTTTCCCACTAATAATTGTCGCTTCCCTCCAGGTTCATTGAGTAAACCACCAGCGCGAATAATGGTGTAGTCAATTCCTGAATCAATAAGATATTGTTCCGCTTTTCTTTTCCAAATTAAAATGTTACCATTCCCTAGTTTATTCAGGGGATGATCTTCATTTGTTCCCCCCATTGAACCCATTAAAACAATGTGGTTAACGCCTGCTTCTTTGGCGAGATCAATTTGATTAATTTGTCCTTGATAATCAATAATTTCTGGTGTTGCGTTTTCAGGATAGGTAAATTCTGGACGTTCTCCCTCTTGGGGAGGCTGTTTCATTTGCGGAACAGCGCTGGTAGTAATAATCAGTGCTTCACAGTCTTTTAGGGCGGGTTTTAAACTGTCTTGATCTCGAATATCTCCTAAATAAAAGCCTTCAGTTGAACCAAAAATTTCTTTGATTTTTTCCTTCGATCGCGCGAAACCAAAGGCTTGAAAGTTATTTTTTTGTTCCCATAATTTTCCGATGACAATTGAGCCAGTTCTTCCCGTGGCTCCAGTGACTAAAATTTTTGCCGTTGACATAGTTATTTTATCCTTAAGCGTGAAGAAAAACTATTTACATCCTCACCATTCTTTATTCCTTGAGTCTCTATTGTAAAGAATGGTTAAAAAACTTAACACTCTGTAAAATAGTAACAACACAAAAAAAAGGAGCATCGCTTATGACACAATCTAGCGCGATCGTGCTGACGTTTTGCCTGTTTTTGTTGCTATTTGTTGCAGTCGGGATTTATTCCTCAAGATATCAGCAACGAACCACCACTGATTACTTGTTAGCGAGTCGTAACGTTAACCCCTGGTTTACCGCCCTTTCTGCGTTGGCAACTGGACAAAGTGCTTTCTTATTTACAGGACAAGTAGGGTATGCTTATACAACAGGCATTTCTGCGATTTGGTTGCTGATTGGTTGGGCGATCGGAGATTATATGGCGTGGTGGTTTGTGTTCAAAAGACTGCGAGAAGTGTCAGAACAAGACAACGCAGAAACGGTTTCCGCGGTTCTCGGTCAAGGCAAATTACGCATCATTGCCTCCTTGTCAGCATTAATTACAGTGATTTTTCTAGGCACTTATGCGGCGGCGCAATTAGTGGCGAGTAGTAAAGCACTCAACGCGGTTTTTGGATGGAATTATCAGTTTGGGATTATTATCGGTGCAGTGATTGTGGTGCTGTATTGCTTTTCTGGGGGGATTCGAGCCTCAATTTGGACGGATGCCGTGCAGTCGATGGTGATGCTCGGTTCGTTACTTATTCTATTTACAATTGCCATTGGGGAGTGTCAAGGATTTAACGGACTCTGGACTCAACTTAGCGCGATCGACCCTGATCTAACTCGTTTTAACCCGACCCGTTTACAATGGGGATTCCTGCCTTTCTTTATCGGCTGGATTGTTGCGGGATTTGGAGCAGTAGGTCAACCTCATATCATGGTGCGGGCAATGGCAATTAACTCTCCTCATAATCTGACCTTAGCACGTAATGTCAAAGTCATCGTTGGTTTAGTCACCTCTTGCACTGCCATCACCATTGGTTTAGCCGCACGAGTGTTAACGCCAGATTTAGTTGCCAACAGCGACCCAGAATTGGCACTTCCCTATTTAGCCTTAGACTTGTTACCTGCCGTTTTGGTGGGGTTAATGTTAGCGGGACTATTTTCAGCGACCGTTTCCACTGCTGACTCCCAAATTTTATCTTGTTCGGCGGCGCTATCCCAAGACCTACTTCCTCAAACCAATCAATCCTATAAACTCGCCAAACTCGCCACCCTCACTGTAACCGCGATCGTGCTGATGATTGCCCTTTCTGGTAGTAATAGCGTTTTTACCCTCGTCACCTTTGCTTGGTCAGCACTTGCTTCGAGTTTAGGACCGGTAGCAATGGTACGAATCTTTGAACGTCCCTTAAACTCGATCGTTGCTGTCACCATGATGGTTACAGGTCTGACAACTGCTTTAATCTGGGATCAAATGGGTCTATCTAGTGCCTTATACGAAGCCTTACCTGGGATGGCAATGGGATTGATCGTTTATGGGATTTGGTGGGGCTTATTCGCCTCAAAAACTAAGGCCGAAGAAACCGACATCTCTTGATTGATCCATTGGAGGATTTTTTTCAGTAATT
This window contains:
- a CDS encoding FAD-binding domain-containing protein, with the translated sequence MELVLFWHRRDLRLKDNIGLFQAHQKTAKVLGVFCFDPQLLKKDQVAPARIKYLLGCLQELQENYRRVGSDLLILNADPVTAISNLAQTLNATGVFWNQDIEPYSRKRDRAVQSALEEQGITVQTFWDQLLHSPGDILTKSDEPYKVYTPFWKNWQKQDKATPTGEIKSLDGLTSEEHRKADTVGVIPLPKLNDLGFSWENELPLTPGESAARDRLQWFCDRAILDYDQNRNYPAIEGTSILSAALKFGAIGIREVWEATNQAEENTRSDEARDNINAWRQELAWREFYQHALYFFPELAKGPYREQFKSFPWENNQDHFEAWCNGETGYPIVDAAMRQLNTTGWMHNRCRMIVASFLTKDLIINWQWGEAYFMQTLFDGDLAANNGGWQWSASSGMDPKPLRIFNPASQAQKFDPDGEYIRYWLPELNSIDTGNLLTGNISPLEREGLGYTAPIIDHKQQQRKFKQLYQQQKDNL
- a CDS encoding iron uptake porin, giving the protein MNISWRKLLMVAPSVLGVFAMAQTTLADETESQSEILDQVETYHNGGASLDQVNSVFQLRDVSPGDWAFEALRNLVERYGCIAGYPDGTFRGNRALTRYEFAAGLNACLQQIERLIAANTGGSGDVNQGDLATLQRLTQEFEAELATLGTRVDNLEGRVGFLEDNQFSTTTKLNGSVVFDLAVAGGDQKAVGGQAIFSPPGVNFDNDNDDVEEGIHFTNRVRINLDSSFTGRDRLRTRLETANNITLGGATGASATARNLGAGGGGIRLDQLMYSFPVGDNIIAHVGATGVLVDDIFDAGSTASFAYGSINLFTAYNNLIYDVSSSDSAGFGANIVLNDLIQLDLGYFTGSGATDPDEGLFGGNYSAGAQLGFDFGEVDLSLAYLRSYQVGGNLSGFVGSPAAATPFPDDNGNNLANSADHFGVHANWRVSQRFSVGGYFGLVDAQTEVEPQASAEIVNWLVNTSFPDLGKEGSVLILAFGQPPKLTDSGGDAEATDPDTGYLLNLEYQYPINNNISIVPGGYVLFNPDHNDNNDTIYVGRLRTLFSF
- a CDS encoding SDR family oxidoreductase, encoding MSTAKILVTGATGRTGSIVIGKLWEQKNNFQAFGFARSKEKIKEIFGSTEGFYLGDIRDQDSLKPALKDCEALIITTSAVPQMKQPPQEGERPEFTYPENATPEIIDYQGQINQIDLAKEAGVNHIVLMGSMGGTNEDHPLNKLGNGNILIWKRKAEQYLIDSGIDYTIIRAGGLLNEPGGKRQLLVGKNDTLLNRESPTIPREDVATLIIQALSIPEARNKAFDVVSESEAMSQGKATTDFAALFSQTTSGL
- a CDS encoding sodium/proline symporter, which gives rise to MTQSSAIVLTFCLFLLLFVAVGIYSSRYQQRTTTDYLLASRNVNPWFTALSALATGQSAFLFTGQVGYAYTTGISAIWLLIGWAIGDYMAWWFVFKRLREVSEQDNAETVSAVLGQGKLRIIASLSALITVIFLGTYAAAQLVASSKALNAVFGWNYQFGIIIGAVIVVLYCFSGGIRASIWTDAVQSMVMLGSLLILFTIAIGECQGFNGLWTQLSAIDPDLTRFNPTRLQWGFLPFFIGWIVAGFGAVGQPHIMVRAMAINSPHNLTLARNVKVIVGLVTSCTAITIGLAARVLTPDLVANSDPELALPYLALDLLPAVLVGLMLAGLFSATVSTADSQILSCSAALSQDLLPQTNQSYKLAKLATLTVTAIVLMIALSGSNSVFTLVTFAWSALASSLGPVAMVRIFERPLNSIVAVTMMVTGLTTALIWDQMGLSSALYEALPGMAMGLIVYGIWWGLFASKTKAEETDIS